The genomic DNA GCTTCTTCGCCGAGCTGGTCCAGCAGATCGGCCTCGCCGACGTCGAGCAGCGGCTCATCGAGAGGATCGAGGCGGAGCTGGAGGCGTCCGTCTGATGGCCTTCGTCCGCGCCTGCGACCTGGGCGAGCTGACCGAGGACACCCCGAAGCGGGTGGAGATCGACGGCACGCCGGTCTCCCTGGTCCTCACCGAGGGGGAGGTGTTCGCGATCAACGACATCTGCTCGCACGCGAACGTGTCCCTCTCGGAGGGCGAGGTCGAGAACTGCGCCATCGAGTGCTGGCTGCACGGCTCCAGCTTCGACCTGCGCACCGGCAAGCCGTCCGGCCTTCCCGCGACCCGCCCCGTCCCCGTATACCCCGTAAAGATCGAAGGGGACGATGTGCTCGTCTCCGTCACCCAGGAGTCCTGAGTCACCCATGGCAACGCTTGAAATCCGCGACCTGCACGTCTCCGTCGAGGCCGACAACGCCACGAAGGAGATCCTCAAGGGCGTCGACCTGACCGTGAAGCAGGGCGAGACCCACGCCATCATGGGCCCCAACGGCTCCGGCAAGTCCACCCTCGCCTACTCCCTCGCCGGCCACCCGAAGTACACGGTCACCGGCGGCACCGTCACCCTCGACGGCGAGGACGTCCTGGGGATGTCCGTCGACGAGCGCGCCCGCGCCGGCGTCTTCCTCGCCATGCAGTACCCGGTCGAGATCCCGGGCGTCTCCGTCTCCAACTTCCTGCGCACCTCCGCCACCGCCGTCCGCGGCGAGGCCCCGAAGCTGCGCACCTGGGTGAAGGAGGTCAGGGAGGCCATGGAGCGCCTCAGCATGGACCCGGCCTTCGCCGAGCGGAACGTCAACGAGGGCTTCTCCGGCGGTGAGAAGAAGCGCCACGAGATCCTGCAGCTGGAACTCCTCAAGCCGAGGATCGCGATCCTCGACGAGACCGACTCCGGCCTCGACGTCGACGCCCTGCGCATCGTCTCCGAGGGGGTCAACCGCGTGCGCGGGACCGGCGAGGTCGGCACCCTGCTGATCACGCACTACACGCGCATCCTCCGCTACATCAAGCCGGACCACGTCCACGTCTTCGCCGGCGGCCGCATCGTCGAGTCGGGCGGCCCCGAGCTGGCCGACAAGCTGGAGGCCGAGGGCTACGAGTCCTACACGAAGGGCGGCACCGTGATCGGGACGCATTCAAAGGGGGACGTCGCGTGACACGGCTTCCGGGCCTCCTCGACACCGAGGCGATCCGCAAGGACTTCCCCATCCTGGACCGGGCCCTCCACGACGGCAGGAAGCTCGTCTACCTGGACAACGCGGCGACCTCCCAGAAGCCGCGCCAGGTGCTCGACGCGCTCAGCGAGTACTACGAGCGGCACAACGCCAACGTCCACCGCGGTGTGCACGTCCTCGCCGAGGAGGCCACGGAGCTGTACGAGGGCGCCCGCGACAAAGTGGCGGCCTTCGTCAACGCGCCCAGCCGCAGCGAGGTGATATTCACCAAGAACGCCTCGGAGTCGCTGAACCTCGTCGCCAACATGCTGGGCTGGGCCGACGAGCCCTACCGGGTGGACGCCGACACCGAGATCGTCATCACGGAGATGGAGCACCACTCCAACATCGTCCCGTGGCAGCTGCTCGCGCAGCGCACCGGTGCGAAGCTGAAGTGGTTCGGGCTGACCGACGACGGCCGGCTCGACCTCTCCCGGATCGACGAGGTCATCACGCCGAAGACGAAGATCGTCTCCTTCGTGCTGGTCTCGAACATCCTCGGCACCTTCAACCCGGTCGAGGCGATCGTCCGCCGCGCCCAGGAGGTCGGTGCGCTCGTCCTCGTCGACGCGTCGCAGGCCGCCCCGCACATGCCGCTCGACGTGCAGGCGCTCGGCGCGGACTTCGTGGCCTTCACCGGCCACAAGATGTGCGGCCCGACCGGCATCGGCGTGCTGTGGGGCCGCCACGAGCTGCTGGAGGACCTCCCGCCGTTCCTCGGCGGCGGCGAGATGATCGAGACCGTCTCGATGAGCTCGTCGACGTACGCCCCCGCGCCCCACAAGTTCGAGGCGGGCACGCCGCCGATCGCCCAGGCGGTCGGCCTCGGCGCGGCGGTCGACTACCTCTCCTCGATCGGCATGGACAAGATCGCCGCCCATGAGCACGCGCTCACCGAGTACGCGGTCCGGCGCCTGCGCGAGGTCCCCGACCTGCGGATCATCGGCCCCACCACGGCCGAGGACCGGGGCGCGGCGATCTCCTTCACGCTCGGCGACGTCCACCCCCACGACGTGGGCCAGGTCCTCGACGAACAGGGCATCGCGGTCCGGGTCGGCCACCACTGCGCGCGGCCCGTCTGCCTCCGGTACGGAATTCCCGCGACCACGCGAGCGTCGTTCTATCTGTACTCCACGCCCGCCGAGGTCGACGCCCTGGTGGACGGGTTGGAGCACGTCCGCGACTTCTTCGGATGAGGGGCTGACTCGGTGAAGCTGGATTCGATGTACCAGGACGTCATCCTGGACCACTACAAGAACCCGCACGGGCGGGGCTTGCGGCCGGGCGACGCCGAGGTGCACCACACCAACCCGACGTGCGGCGACGAGATCACGCTCCGTGTGAGGTACGAGGGCTCCCGCGTCGCGGACGTGTCGTACGAGGGGCAGGGCTGCTCCATCAGCCAGGCCTCCGCCTCCGTGCTGAACGAGCTCCTGGTCGGCAAGGAGCTCGACGAGGCGCGGCGGGTCCAGGGCACCTTCCTGGAGCTGATGCAGTCCAAGGGCCGCATCGAGCCCGACGACGCGATGGAGGAGCTGCTGGAGGACGCGGTCGCGTTCGCCGGCGTCTCCAAGTACCCGGCCCGGGTGAAGTGCGCGCTGCTGAGCTGGATGGCGTGGAAGGACGCGACCGCCCAGGCGCTGGGCGAGAAGCCCGCGAGGACCGAGGGGAAGACCGCATGAGCGAGAACGAGACGGCGACGGTGAAGCCCGCGTCCGAGGACGAGGTCCGCGAGGCGCTGTACGACGTGGTCGACCCGGAGCTGGGCATCGACGTCGTCAACCTGGGCCTGATCTACGGCATCCACGTGGACGACTCCAACGTCGCCACGCTGGACATGACGCTGACGTCGGCGGCCTGCCCGCTGACGGACGTGATCGAGGACCAGGCGAAGGCGGCGACGGACGGCATCGTCAGCGAGCTGAGGATCAACTGGGTCTGGATGCCGCCGTGGGGCCCCGACAAGATCACGGACGACGGGCGCGAGCAGCTGCGCGCGCTCGGCTTCAACGTCTGACGCACCCGGCCCACGGGCCCCTCGGACCGCGGCCGAACGGCCGGGCCCGCCGAACCGATCCGGCGGGCCCGGCCGTTCGCCGTCGCCCGGGGCCCCGTGGGCCGTCCGGGGCGCATGCGGAGCGGGACGCGGGACCGGTTGGCACCGCGGCGGACCGGACGGTTAGGTTCGGGGCATGACTTCTGCACCTCGCACCACCGGGGCGGTGGCCGCCGGCCTCGCCACCCTCGCCGGTGACGGCACCGTACTGGACACCTGGTTCCCCGCGCCCGAGCTGACCGAGGGGGCCGGGCCCGCCGGGACCGAGCGGCTCACCCCCGACCGGGCCGCGGACCTCCTCGGGGAGGGCGCCGCCAAGGCCGTCGGTGCCGACGCCCGCCGCGGCGTCGAGGTCGTCGCCGTACGCACCGTGATCGCCTCCCTGGACGAGAAGCCGCTCGACGCCCACGACGCCTACCTGCGGCTGCACCTGCTCAGCCACCGCCTCGTCAGGCCCCACGGCCAGAACCTCGACGGCATCTTCGGCCTCCTCGCCAACGTCGCCTGGACCTCGCTGGGGCCGGTCGCCGTCGACGACGTGGAGAAGGTCCGCCTGAACGCCCGGGCCGAGGGCCTGCACCTGCAGGTGACCGGCGTCGACAAGTTCCCGCGCATGACCGACTACGTCGTCCCGAAGGGCGTGCGCATCGCGGACGCCGACCGCGTCCGGCTCGGCGCGCACCTCGCGGCCGGCACGACCGTCATGCACGAGGGCTTCGTCAACTTCAACGCGGGCACGCTCGGCACGTCCATGGTCGAGGGCCGCATCTCCGCGGGCGTCGTCGTCGGCGACGGCTCCGACATCGGCGGCGGCGCCTCCACCATGGGCACCCTCTCCGGCGGCGGCAACGTCGTGATCTCCGTCGGCGAGCGCTGCCTGATCGGCGCCGAGGCGGGCGTCGGCATCGCGCTGGGCGACGAGTGCGTCGTCGAGGCCGGCCTGTACATCACCGCGGGCACGCGCGTCACCCTGCCCGACGGGCAGGTCGTCAAGGCCCGCGAACTGTCCGGCGCCTCGAACATCCTGTTCCGCCGCAACTCGGTCACCGGCACCGTCGAGGCCCGTCCGAACAACGCCGTCTGGGACGGCCTGAACGAGGTCCTGCACAGCCACAACTGATCACCGGGCGGCCGGGCGCCTTCCTGGGCCCGGGGGCGCCCGTGTCCCCGGGCCCACCGGAGGCGAGGGGCGCCGGACCGGGAACGCGCCGGAAAGGAGCCCCCGGGCCCGGGGGCCGTCAGCGGTCGGCCAACTCCGCGTAGGCCCTGCGCAGCCCGGCGACCGCCCCGGGACCGGCGGGCTGCAGCGGTTCGCGGAGTGGGCCCGCGTCCAGCAGGGCCTTCGCGGTGACCGCGCCCGGCAGTCCGGACGCCGTCATCAGCTCGGTGAGCGGCAGCAGGCGCCGGTTCAGCCGGGCCGCCTCCGCGGTGTCGCCCGCGTCGAAGGCGTCCAGCACCGCCCGGGTCTCGGTGGGCGCCACGTTCGCGACCGTACTGACGAACCCGGCACCGCCCAGCGCGTACAGCGGGAGGTTCAGCTCCTCGCAGCCCGAGTAGACGGCCAGAGCCGTGCGGGCGATCACCCTCGTCGTGCCCAGCAGGTCGTAGGCGCAGTCCTTCACGGCCGTGATCCGCGGATGCCCGGCGAGCCGCAGCATCGTGTCCGGCTCGATCCGCGTGCCGGTCCGGCCGGGGATGTCGTACAGCATCACGGGCAGCCCCGTCGCGTCGGCGACCCGGCGGAAGTGCGCCTCGACGGCGGCCTGCGGCGGACGGCTGTAGTACGGCGGTACGACGAGCAGGCCGTCCGCGCCCGCGGCCTCCGCCTGGCGGGCCAGCTCGACCGTGTGCGCCGTGTCCGCCGTGCCGACCCCCGCGACGAGCGGCACCGACGCGCCGACGGCTTCCCTGACGGCGCTGATCAGCTGCCGTTTCTCGGCGTCGGAGGTGGTCGGGGACTCCCCGGTCGTGCCGTTCAGGACGAGCCCTTCGCAGCCGCGGGAGACCAGGTCCGCCGCCAGCTTCGCGGCCCGGTCCGCGTCGAGGGCGGTGCCGGCCGGGGTGAAGGGGGTGACCATGGCGCACAGGGCGCGGCCGAAGGGCGGGGGCGTCGAGCCGTCGCAGATCATGCCCCGCAGTCTGCCCGCCCACGATCTCGTAGGTCCACTTAGTGATACTGCGACATACGGTGAAGCAGCGCTCAAGCCTGGCATGGGGGCGGTTCGTCCGGGTACTCGGATGACCCCCGTACGTGCACAGGAAGGAGTGACCGCCGTGGCCGCCAGAACCCCGGAACCCTCGGTCGGAGAGCTGGTCAAGCGCGCGTCGGAGCAGCTCTCCGACCTGGTGAGGGCCGAGTTGCGCACCGCCCGGGCCGAGCTGGCCCAGAAGGGCAGAAGGGCCGGGGTCGGCGGCGGGCTCGTCGGAGGCGCCACCGCCGTCGCCTACGTCGGCCTCATGGCCCTGGCCGGGACCTGCGTGGCGCTCCTCGCCCTGGTCCTGGAGGTCTGGGCCGCCGCCCTGATCGTGACCGCGGTGCTGTTCCTCGTGGCCGCCGCGCTGGGCCTCGCGGGACGGGCGCAGATCCGGCGCGCCGCGCCGCCGCTGCCCGAGCGGGCCGTCGACGGCGTGCGCTCCGACCTCGACGAGATCAAGGAGACGGTGCACCGATGAGCAGGCCCGACGAACTGCGCCTGGAAGCGGCGCGCAAACGCGAGGAGCTGATCGAGACGCTCGACCAGCTGGTGGCGAAGACGGACCTGCGGGCGCGCGCCGCCCGCATGGACCGCCGGCCGCTGGTGGCGGCGTCCGCGGCCGCCGTGGCGCTGGTCGTGCTCGCCGTGGTGCTGTCGGCCCGCTCCCGGCGCACGGGGGGCGGGCGGTGAGCGCGCGCGGGCTACCGGGGCGCCGGTCGAGGGCCGCGCGCAGGCAGAAGATCCTCTACCGCCCCGTCGGGCTGCTGCTCGGCCTCGTCGGC from Streptomyces sp. MRC013 includes the following:
- a CDS encoding non-heme iron oxygenase ferredoxin subunit, encoding MAFVRACDLGELTEDTPKRVEIDGTPVSLVLTEGEVFAINDICSHANVSLSEGEVENCAIECWLHGSSFDLRTGKPSGLPATRPVPVYPVKIEGDDVLVSVTQES
- the sufC gene encoding Fe-S cluster assembly ATPase SufC, whose product is MATLEIRDLHVSVEADNATKEILKGVDLTVKQGETHAIMGPNGSGKSTLAYSLAGHPKYTVTGGTVTLDGEDVLGMSVDERARAGVFLAMQYPVEIPGVSVSNFLRTSATAVRGEAPKLRTWVKEVREAMERLSMDPAFAERNVNEGFSGGEKKRHEILQLELLKPRIAILDETDSGLDVDALRIVSEGVNRVRGTGEVGTLLITHYTRILRYIKPDHVHVFAGGRIVESGGPELADKLEAEGYESYTKGGTVIGTHSKGDVA
- a CDS encoding cysteine desulfurase; amino-acid sequence: MTRLPGLLDTEAIRKDFPILDRALHDGRKLVYLDNAATSQKPRQVLDALSEYYERHNANVHRGVHVLAEEATELYEGARDKVAAFVNAPSRSEVIFTKNASESLNLVANMLGWADEPYRVDADTEIVITEMEHHSNIVPWQLLAQRTGAKLKWFGLTDDGRLDLSRIDEVITPKTKIVSFVLVSNILGTFNPVEAIVRRAQEVGALVLVDASQAAPHMPLDVQALGADFVAFTGHKMCGPTGIGVLWGRHELLEDLPPFLGGGEMIETVSMSSSTYAPAPHKFEAGTPPIAQAVGLGAAVDYLSSIGMDKIAAHEHALTEYAVRRLREVPDLRIIGPTTAEDRGAAISFTLGDVHPHDVGQVLDEQGIAVRVGHHCARPVCLRYGIPATTRASFYLYSTPAEVDALVDGLEHVRDFFG
- the sufU gene encoding Fe-S cluster assembly sulfur transfer protein SufU, which gives rise to MKLDSMYQDVILDHYKNPHGRGLRPGDAEVHHTNPTCGDEITLRVRYEGSRVADVSYEGQGCSISQASASVLNELLVGKELDEARRVQGTFLELMQSKGRIEPDDAMEELLEDAVAFAGVSKYPARVKCALLSWMAWKDATAQALGEKPARTEGKTA
- a CDS encoding metal-sulfur cluster assembly factor, encoding MSENETATVKPASEDEVREALYDVVDPELGIDVVNLGLIYGIHVDDSNVATLDMTLTSAACPLTDVIEDQAKAATDGIVSELRINWVWMPPWGPDKITDDGREQLRALGFNV
- the dapD gene encoding 2,3,4,5-tetrahydropyridine-2,6-dicarboxylate N-succinyltransferase — protein: MTSAPRTTGAVAAGLATLAGDGTVLDTWFPAPELTEGAGPAGTERLTPDRAADLLGEGAAKAVGADARRGVEVVAVRTVIASLDEKPLDAHDAYLRLHLLSHRLVRPHGQNLDGIFGLLANVAWTSLGPVAVDDVEKVRLNARAEGLHLQVTGVDKFPRMTDYVVPKGVRIADADRVRLGAHLAAGTTVMHEGFVNFNAGTLGTSMVEGRISAGVVVGDGSDIGGGASTMGTLSGGGNVVISVGERCLIGAEAGVGIALGDECVVEAGLYITAGTRVTLPDGQVVKARELSGASNILFRRNSVTGTVEARPNNAVWDGLNEVLHSHN
- the dapA gene encoding 4-hydroxy-tetrahydrodipicolinate synthase encodes the protein MICDGSTPPPFGRALCAMVTPFTPAGTALDADRAAKLAADLVSRGCEGLVLNGTTGESPTTSDAEKRQLISAVREAVGASVPLVAGVGTADTAHTVELARQAEAAGADGLLVVPPYYSRPPQAAVEAHFRRVADATGLPVMLYDIPGRTGTRIEPDTMLRLAGHPRITAVKDCAYDLLGTTRVIARTALAVYSGCEELNLPLYALGGAGFVSTVANVAPTETRAVLDAFDAGDTAEAARLNRRLLPLTELMTASGLPGAVTAKALLDAGPLREPLQPAGPGAVAGLRRAYAELADR
- a CDS encoding phage holin family protein translates to MTPVRAQEGVTAVAARTPEPSVGELVKRASEQLSDLVRAELRTARAELAQKGRRAGVGGGLVGGATAVAYVGLMALAGTCVALLALVLEVWAAALIVTAVLFLVAAALGLAGRAQIRRAAPPLPERAVDGVRSDLDEIKETVHR